The Acidobacteriota bacterium genome includes a region encoding these proteins:
- a CDS encoding 50S ribosomal protein L23, with protein sequence MNLTDVIRRPLITEKTSILREDGKTVVFHVAAAATKVEIRRAIEHLLGAKVATVRTAIAHGKEKRQGRFVGRRSDWKKAYVRLRDGEKMPEFLEGA encoded by the coding sequence ATGAATCTCACGGATGTGATCCGGCGGCCGCTGATTACGGAGAAGACCTCCATCCTTCGTGAGGATGGCAAGACGGTGGTCTTTCATGTGGCGGCGGCGGCGACGAAGGTGGAAATCAGGCGCGCCATCGAGCATCTGCTCGGCGCCAAGGTGGCAACCGTACGCACGGCAATCGCGCATGGCAAGGAAAAGCGCCAGGGGCGATTTGTCGGACGGCGGTCCGACTGGAAAAAGGCGTACGTCCGGCTTCGCGATGGCGAGAAGATGCCGGAGTTCCTGGAAGGCGCGTAG
- the rplB gene encoding 50S ribosomal protein L2: MAIRSYKPTSPGRRFQTVQDYAEITSAKPYKPLTENLKKSGGRNNHGEITMWWRGGGHRRLYRIIDFKRDKIGIPAKVVTVEYDPNRSSRIALVQYADGEKRYILHPVGLKVGDSIVAGDAVDILPGNVLPLKSIPLGTQVHNVELRPGKGGQLARSAGAAVQVVAKEGEYASVKMPSGELRRINIECRATVGQVGNLDHENVSLGKAGRSRWLGKRPHVRGVAMNPVDHPLGGGEGKTSGGRHPVSPWGMPTKGFKTRNSKATDQFIIQRRPK, translated from the coding sequence ATGGCAATCCGCAGTTATAAACCGACATCACCGGGGCGGCGTTTCCAGACGGTGCAGGACTACGCCGAAATCACGTCGGCGAAGCCCTATAAGCCGCTGACCGAGAACCTCAAGAAGTCGGGCGGTCGCAACAACCACGGCGAGATCACGATGTGGTGGCGCGGTGGCGGGCACCGTCGGCTCTATCGGATCATCGACTTCAAACGGGACAAGATCGGCATTCCGGCCAAGGTTGTCACGGTGGAGTACGATCCGAACCGGTCGTCCCGTATTGCGCTGGTGCAGTACGCCGACGGCGAGAAGCGGTACATCCTCCACCCGGTGGGGCTCAAGGTCGGCGACAGCATCGTGGCTGGCGACGCGGTCGACATCCTGCCGGGCAACGTGCTCCCGCTCAAGAGCATCCCGCTCGGGACGCAGGTCCACAACGTGGAGCTGCGGCCTGGGAAAGGCGGCCAGCTGGCGCGTAGCGCCGGGGCGGCTGTGCAGGTGGTGGCGAAGGAAGGCGAGTATGCGTCGGTGAAGATGCCGTCGGGCGAACTCCGGCGCATCAACATCGAGTGCCGGGCGACGGTGGGCCAGGTGGGGAACCTGGATCACGAGAACGTGTCGCTCGGCAAGGCCGGCCGGAGCCGCTGGCTCGGCAAGCGGCCGCACGTGCGCGGCGTTGCGATGAACCCGGTGGATCACCCGCTCGGCGGCGGCGAGGGCAAAACCTCGGGCGGCCGGCATCCGGTGTCGCCGTGGGGCATGCCCACCAAGGGCTTCAAGACACGCAACAGCAAGGCGACGGATCAGTTCATCATCCAGCGGCGGCCGAAGTAG
- the rpsS gene encoding 30S ribosomal protein S19: MSRSLSKGPFVDTHLLEKVEVMNRAGEKKVVRTWSRRSTVLPEMLGHTLAVHNGKKFIPVYVTENMVGHKLGEYSPTRGFKGHTTKSEKAAQVAAAAPPAAPKAGS, translated from the coding sequence ATGAGCAGATCCTTGAGTAAAGGCCCGTTTGTGGACACCCACCTTCTCGAGAAGGTGGAAGTGATGAACCGGGCTGGCGAAAAGAAGGTCGTGCGGACATGGTCGCGCCGGTCGACGGTGCTTCCAGAGATGCTCGGGCACACGCTGGCGGTGCACAACGGCAAGAAGTTCATCCCGGTGTACGTCACCGAGAACATGGTCGGGCACAAGCTCGGCGAGTACTCGCCGACCAGGGGCTTCAAAGGCCACACCACCAAGTCGGAGAAGGCCGCACAGGTGGCCGCGGCGGCGCCGCCGGCCGCTCCGAAGGCGGGGAGCTAG
- the rplV gene encoding 50S ribosomal protein L22, with product MIAAQATAKYVRTSAQKAGLVLELIRGREVDQALATLRFSTKRIARDIEKVLRSAIANAQQKPGFGGDVERLFISACYAGQGPSQKRVRPAPMGRAFRVVKRTAHLTVRVSERPESTGAVKAGAPARARKATKAAHGETAAQE from the coding sequence ATGATTGCAGCGCAGGCAACGGCGAAATATGTTCGCACATCCGCGCAGAAGGCGGGCCTGGTGCTTGAACTGATCCGGGGGCGCGAGGTCGATCAGGCGCTGGCCACCCTTCGGTTCTCGACCAAGCGGATTGCGCGGGACATCGAGAAGGTGCTGCGATCGGCCATCGCCAACGCGCAGCAGAAGCCCGGATTTGGCGGCGACGTCGAGCGGCTGTTCATTTCGGCGTGCTATGCCGGCCAGGGGCCGTCGCAGAAGCGGGTTCGCCCGGCCCCGATGGGCCGCGCGTTCCGTGTGGTCAAGCGCACCGCGCACCTGACAGTCAGGGTGTCGGAGCGTCCAGAGAGTACGGGTGCTGTGAAGGCTGGCGCGCCAGCCCGGGCCCGGAAGGCAACCAAG